The Chryseolinea soli nucleotide sequence CGCAGGTGTTCCCAGTCGGGTATTTGCCATGCCGCCTTGTCGCGCTTTTGGCGGATGAACCAAAGGGTTTTGTCGTGCCAATCCACACGGGCTTCGTCTTTGTTGAAGGTGTCGGCCAGGGCGGCGTGGTCCTTTGTTTTGGGTTCCGCGGTTGCTTCCATCACTTATCCGGCGTTTAATATTTCGGCGATGTGTATCACTTTGGTGGTGCTGTGTTGACGGCGCAAGATGCCTTCCAGGTGCATGAGGCACGACATGTCGCCGCCGGTGATGTAGGCTGCGCCATGATGCAGGTGGTCGGCCACGCGGTCTTTTCCCATTTTTACCGACACCGCTTCTTCGCCCACACAGAACGTTCCTCCGAAACCACAACATTCGTCGGCGCGGTCGAGGGAAATGAGTTCCAGTCCTTGCACGAGACGAAGCAGGTGCTGTGGCTTGGAAAATCCCGGCGCGACGAGCTCCGACATTTGCGAAGTGTGCAGGCCGCGCTGTCCATGACAACTTTGGTGGAGGCCAACTTTGTGTGGGAAGCGGGCGGGCAATTTGTCGATCTTCAGCACGTCGGTCAAAAACTCTGTGAGCTCCAGGATGCGGCTGCGGATGTGCGCGGCTTCCGCTTCGTGTTTTTCGACGTGGAGATGATCTTTAATGTGGAGGGTGCAGCTGCCCGAAGGGGAGACGATATAATCGTAGCCGGAGAAATTTTCAACAAACAGATCGTTACAGTTTGCGGCGAGATCTTCGAAACCCGAATTGGCCATGGGCTGGCCGCAGCAGGTTTGTTTTTCAGGATAGTGAACTTCTACGCCGAGTTTTTCGAGTAACTGCAGCGTGGCAATGCCTACCTGCGGATAGAACTGGTCCACGTAGCACGGTATAAAAATGGCGACCTTCATTTCAGTTCGTATTTTTCAACGGTAGCGGTAAGGCTACCTTGGGGTAAGTATAGGAGTTATTTGCAAAGTTTGCATCCTTTACGATCCTTTTCTATGGCGTTTTGATAGTTTTTTTGAGATGTGTCTTCCCGGTGGGATTGTATTAAAAAATATTTAGGGATTCGGACACAACGGCGATGGTGAGTTGGATTGGGGTGAGGTGTTCGGCCAGGGATAGGAGTGGAAAGCCCGGAGTGCGGTGGGAATAGGACGTGTGATTTGTTGGCGGGACGCCAGCAAATGGATAGTCGGGTTTCAGTGTGGTTGGGAATAAGGGATGGGCGGACTTGTAACGGATAGCCCGGCCCGAGGCCTCCGAGGGGGCCGCCCGGTGATTTTAGTTTATGCTGTGATCCTGGTCGATGTGCAGGGCTACAGCAGCGGTTCCAATATTTTGAGTACGTTTTTGGCGACGATCTTGTGGCCTTCCACGTTGGGGTGGATGCCGTCGGGGTTGTTGAGCTTTTCGTTGCCCGCCACATCCTGCAGCAGGAAGGGGATGAGCGCTGCCTTGTTTTTCTTGGCCAGGTCGGGGAAGATCTTCTGGAATTTGGTGGTGTAGTCGGGGCCCATGTTGGGGGGCACCATCATGCCGGCCACGATGATCTTGACGGCGGGATTTTTCGCCTTCATTTTGTCGATGATGGCCTGCAGATTTTTTTCGGTTTGGTCCAGGGGCAGACCACGCAATCCATCGTTTGCACCAAGTTCCAGCACCAGGATGTCGACAGGTTGACGCAGCACCCAATCCAGGCGGGCCAGTCCACCGGCGGAGGTTTCGCCGCTGAGACCGGCGTTGATCACTTTTACGGCTTTGCCATCGGCGGTTAGTTTCCTTTGAATGAGGGCCGGGAAAGCGTCGTCGACGGACAATCCGTTACCAGCGGTAAGGCTGTCGCCATAAAAAAGAATTACTTTGGCGGGCGGAGGGGCCGTAAAGAAGGCCATCACTAAAATAATCAACATCTTTTTTACGACCATATCTTCGAACTCCGTTGTGTTTACGTTTAAACTGAAACAATTTTACGGTAATAACGCTTTAGTTTCATTATTGATACAACAAAAATCATGTCAACCATTCTTCAGGCAGAGCATTTAACAAAAACATACCGGTCGGCCGACAAGCAACTGACGGTGCTGGACGATGTGTCGTTTTCGGTGAACCAGGGAAATTCACTGGCCATTATCGGTCCCTCGGGGAGCGGCAAAACCACGTTGCTGGGATTGTGCGCAGGGCTGGACACACCTTCGTCGGGCGCGATTTCGGTGATGGGTTTCAAACTCAACGCCATGAGCGAGGACGACCGGGCCTATTTGAGGAACCAGTATGTGGGCTTTGTCTTCCAGAATTTTCAATTGCTGTCCACCCTGACGGCCCTGGAGAACGTGATGGTGCCGCTGGAACTCCGCGGCGTACGCGACGTGGCCTCCAAGGCCCGGGAGTTGTTGGGCAGGGTTGGGTTGGCCGACCGCTCGCATCACTATCCCTCGCAGCTTTCGGGTGGCGAGCAACAACGCGTGGCGATTGCCCGGGCATTTATTACCGACCCCAAGATTTTGTTTGCCGACGAGCCCACCGGCAACCTGGATGAAGAGAACGCCCATTCGGTGACGGAACTATTATTTGGCATGAACAAAGAGAACGCCACAACCTTGGTGCTGGTGACCCACAACCTCGAACTTGCCCAACGCACGCAGCGCATCTTGCGCATGCGGGGTGGAAAGTTGGTGGAGGAGATCCACCAAATGGAAACCGTCTGACTTCGCCGCTATGATCGAATATATTATCAAACTGAAACGCGAAACGCGTTCCATCTTTAAGGACCGCTGGGTTTGGCGGATGGCCTGGCGCGATGCCCGCCACAATTTTTCGCGGCTCATGCTCTTTGCTGCTTCATTAGTGACGGGTATCGCAGCCGTGGTGGCTTTGGATTCGTTCAACCACACCTTGCAAAGTGACATCGACCGCAATGCCAAAGAACTCGTCGGCGCCGACCTGGTTGTGAACGGCGACAAGAAATTTGACAGCAAGATCATCGCCGCGTTCGATTCTACAAAACTGGAACAAGCCAACGAAGCCGATATGGCGTCGATGGTTTTATTTTTGAACAACGGGCAGTCCCGGTTGATCCGGCTTGTGGCGTTGTCGGGACCCTTTCCTTTTTACGGTCAAATAAAAACCAAGCCGGCGAACATCTACGAGAAGATGAAGGAGGGTAACTTTGCCATGATGGACGAGACGCTGGCCAGTCAATATGAGGTGAGCTCGGGAGACTCGATCCGCATCGGTCAAAGTACATTGGAGGTAGCAGGCGTTGTAACGGAAATCCCCGGTGGAGGCGGCATCATGGCGTCGTTTACGCCGTCGGTGTATATCTCGATGAAGGCACTGGACTCTACCAAGCTGGTGCAATACGGCAGCCGTGTGAATTACAAACGCTTTTTCAAAACCGGCAGCGACGCACAGACGGAGGCCATGATAAAACAACTCGACCCCGTCATAAAACGGGCGGGCTATTCCTATGAGACTGTGGAGCGAAGAAAGGAGGGATTGGGCAGAGGTTTTCTTTCCATCTACCGTTTCTTTTCACTGCTGGCGTTTGTCGCGTTGGTGTTGGGCTGCATTGGGGTGGCCAGTTCGGTGCATATCTATGCGCGCGAGAAACGTGAGGAAGTGGCGGTGTTGCGTTGCGTGGGATCTTCGGGGTGGCAGGCATTCAATATTTATTTCATTCAGATCTTTGTGCTGGGCATTTTGGCCAGCATCGCCGGTGCGGCCATTGGGGTGGGTATTCAACAGGTGTTGCCGTATTTCCTAAAAGGATTTATTCCATTTGAGGTAGGCTTCTCGTTGTCGTGGTCTTCGTTGTTGATGGGGTTGGTCATTGGCACGTTGGTGTCGGTGTTGTTTTCGATCCTGCCGTTGATATCGGTGCGTTTTGTGCCACCCCTTACCGTGTTGCGTTCCGGACCGGAGACTGCGGGAAGATTTTCGAAGACACGCATTGTCACACTGATCCTCATCGCGCTCTTTCCCATGGGCTTTGCCGCCTATCAAACCAAAAACGTGTTGACTGGATTGTTCTTCTTTCTGGGACTTGTGTTGGCCTTGGCGTGTCTTGCCTTGGTGGCCGCCGGGTTGTTATATGCCGTGCGGAAATTTTTCCCTTCCCGCGCCGGGTTCATCGTGCGGCATTCTTTGTCGAGCTTATTCCGCCCCAACAACCAAACGCGCGTGCTGATGGTCACGATAGGGCTAGGCGCTTTTATCATTTCGATCCTTAATATTGTCGAGGAAAGTATGCTGGGGCAGGTGGAGTTTACGGGACAAGAAAATCAGTCAAACACCATTCTCTTTGATATACAACCCGCGCAAAAGGAAGGCGTGCTAAAATTGATGGAGGACAACAAGTTGAAAGTAAATCAAGTAGTTCCCATCATCACATGTCGCCTGAACGAATTGAAGGGCAAACCGACGGACATCCTGCAGACCGACACCACCGACAAAATCCCCAATTGGGCGCTGACGCGTGAATATCGTGTGACCTATCGCGATAGCCTGACCCATTCGGAAGAATTGCTGAAAGGAGAGCTGCAACACAAAAAAGATGGTAAAGACTCTGTTTGGGTAACCATTTCGGAAGGCATGGAAGAATCACTGGATGTGAAGTTGAACGATTCGCTGGTGTTCGACGTGCAGGGCGTGCTCGTGAAGGTGCGCATTGCCGGCATACGAAAAGTGGATTGGCCAAAAGATCCACCCAACTTCATTTTCGTGTTTCCCAAAGGCGTGTTGGAGAATGCGCCACAGATCTTTGTAACGGCGACGCGCATCGACGAACAACAGCAAGCTAACGCGTTTCAGCAGCAGTTGGTGACACAATATCCCAATGTTTCGTTGATCGATCTGCGGCTTATTCTGAGCACGGTGAATGGATTATTCGATAAGCTTGGGTTGGTCATTCGTTTCCTGGCATTGTTCAGCATCATCACCGGACTCATTGTGCTGGCCGGGGCCGTCATCAACAGCAAGTTTTTGCGCATCCGCGAAAATGTGTTGCTGCGCACCATTGGCGCGCGCACCTGGCAGATCACGAAGATCACCTTGATCGAATACGCCTGGCTCGGGTTGTTTTCTGCCCTGACGGGGATGATCTTGTCGTTGGGCGGCGGATGGCTGCTGACCAAATTCTTCTTCGAGATCACCTTTGCATTCGATGCCGCGGAGTTGGGGATCATTGCGTTTGGCGTGGTCGTGCTGACGGTGTTGATCGGGTGGTTCAATTCGCGGGAAGTGATCAGTACGCCTCCCTTGCAGGTCTTGCGGAAGGAAGGCTGATTTTAGCCACAAGCCGCTGAGATCCAAGGAGGACGTGAAGTTTTGGCCGGTCTTTGATGACGGGGCGGTTAGAATCTTCGGGTTTAACTGTTAGCTTTGTGGCCCTAAATTGTAATGTCTTGAACTACCTGTCTGCCGAGCAAATTGCCAAAACGTATAATGACCGTTGGTTATTTAAAGAAGTGACTTTGGGCATATCCCAGGGCGAAAAGCTGGCCCTGGTGGGGAATAACGGCGTTGGGAAATCCACTTTGTTGAAAATTCTGACCGGAGAGGTACAAACCGATGCCGGAAAAGTCGGCATTCGGGATGGCATACGCCTAGGGTTTCTCACCCAACAGCCCTCAGTTGACGGAAATCTTACCGTAAAAGACGTTCTCTTTAGCGACGACAACGAAGTTGCCAAGGTTGTAAAAGAATATGAAGATTGTCTTCACCACCCCGACACGTCAGGCGATCGCATGCAGGCCGTGTTGGAGCGAATGGAGGAGTTGAACGCTTGGGACTATGAAAACAAGGTCCACGAGATCATCGAGAAGTTGGGAGTGCCCGACATCGATAAAAAGTTTGGCGAACTTTCCGGTGGACAAAAGAAAAGAATATTTCTCGCCCAACTCCTGTTGCTGGAGCCTGACCTTATCATCATGGACGAGCCCACCAACCACCTTGACCTGACGGCCATTGAATGGTTGGAGAACTATTTGTCGGGTCAAAATATCACCCTCATCATGGTGACCCACGACCGCTACTTCCTCGACAACGTGGCCACGGAGATCATCGAACTGGACCGTGGACAACTTTTCCGCTATAAAGGCAAATACGCTTACTTCCTAGAGAAAAAAGCAGAACGCGAGGAGATCCTGAAAGTGGAGGTGACTAAAGCGCGAAACCTGTTGAAGAAAGAGTTGGAATGGATGCGCCGTCAACCGCGTGCCCGGGGTACGAAAGCAAAGTATCGCGTGGATGCGTATTATGAACTGGAGAAAAAAGCATCTCAAGACCTGAAGAAAGACAGGCTGGAGCTCGACATGAAGGAAGCCCGTCAGGGTGGAAAAATTCTCGAGGTAGAGCATATCTCTAAAAAATATGGCATGTTGCCGATCGTGAACGATTTCTCATATGTGTTCAAAAAGAACGATCGCATTGGTGTTGTGGGCAAGAATGGGATCGGCAAGTCGACATTTCTCGACATGCTCGTTGGCAAAGCGAAACCGGACACCGGCGAAGTAATGCCTGGTCTTACTACGAAATTTGGATATTTCACGCAGGAATCTATCGCACTCAATCCAGCCAATCGCTTGATCGAAGAGGTGAAAGAGATCGCGGAGTTCATTACGCTAGCCGATGGCTCGCAAGTGTCGGCCTCTAAATTCCTCGACATATTTTTGTTTCCTCCGGAAAAGCAATACAACTACATCAGCAAACTGAGCGGGGGAGAGAAGAAGCGGTTGCAATTGTTGAAATTGTTGGTGACCAATCCCAACTTCCTCATCCTCGATGAACCCACGAACGATTTTGACATCGACACCCTCAACGTGTTGGAAGATTTCCTAGAGAAATTTTCGGGATGCCTCTTGCTGGTGAGCCACGACCGTTATTTTATGGATCATCTCGTTGACCAGCTTTTTGTTTTTGAAGGCGACGGAAACATCCGCCTCTTCAATGGCAACTATTCCGACTATCGCGACTGGCTCGATGATCAACAGGCCGCCCCAGAAATGAAACCTGCAAAAGTCGCAGCGCCTGCGGAGCCCGTTTCTGCTCCGGTAAAAAAGAAACTCAGCTACAAGGAAAAGCAAGAGTTTGATGCCCTTCAGCAGGAGATCACCGCGTTGGAAAAAAGAAAAGCCGAATTGGACGGTCATCTCAACGCAGGCAGCAACGATCATCAGCAATTGATCATGTGGGGCGAGGAACTTCAAAAGACCATCGACAACCTGGAAGCTAAGACGCTGCGGTGGCTTGAGCTTTCTGAGCTGATGGAATAATCTCAGTCGGTAGTACTCAATACTAAAGACTCAGGACTCACGACGGTTTTTTGCGGTTAAGTTTTTCTGAATTAAGTTTACTTAACTGCCAAGACTATGAAAGCCTGCGCCACGACGTTCACTTTTATTCTTTGTGTTCTCCAAGCCGAAGCACAACCTGGTCCTTATACATATCCTGCTGCTGCGTTGAAGTTCACTAAAGTTCAGATCGCATCAGAGAGCTTTGAATCCGCGGAGGTATTCGATGTAAACGGAGATGCACACCCCGACATCGTCTCCGGAAGCTATTGGTACAAGGGGCCCGACTTTAAATTCAAATATTTTATTGGTGACGTTCGCCGGGAGGGAGAATACTACGACGACTTCTCCACCATTCCATACGACGTGAACGAGGACGGAAAAATAGATTTCATCACCGGCGGATGGTGGGGTAATAACATCCGTTGGCGGGAAAATCCGGGGAACGAGGGTCCCTGGCCTGAACACGTCATCGCCACAACGGGTAACGTGGAGACCACGCGCGCATGGGACGTAGATGGCGATGGCAAACTGGAGATTGTTCCCAACACACCCGGTAAGCCCCTGTTCTACTATCAGAAGGAAAGCGGACAACCTGCTTTCACGGCTCACAAAGTGATAGACCAACACGGTCATGGCCTCGGCTTTGGCGATGTGAATGGCGACGGGCACGGCGATTTTATTGTCAGCACCGGTTGGGTTGAAGCGCCGGCCACATCAGCGGGTAGCTGGACGTTTCATGCCGAGTTTGACATCGGCCAGGGCAGTGTGCCCATCATCGTCACCGACGTGAACAAAGATGGACTAACCGATTTTATTGTTGGCCACGCCCACGACTACGGGCTGGTTTGGTACGAACAGAAAATGGAGAAACGAGCCCGCCGATGGATCCGACACACCATTGATCTCCTGCACTCACAATTTCACGCGATGCTTTGGACAGACCTTGACAACGATGGCCGCAGCGAACTTATTACAGGTAAACGCTATCGCGCGCATAACGAAAAAGATCCCGGCTCTTTCGATGATATCGGATTGTACTACTTTACCTGGAATGGAGAAAGTTTCACCAAGCAAGTCGTCTCATACGGCCCATTGGGACAAGGAAAGGGAACCGGAATTTATTTTGCAGTGGCCGATGTGGATGGAAATGCCTGGAAAGATATTGTAGTGGCTGGTAAAGACGGGCTGTTTGTGTTTTACAATCATGGATGGGAATAATCTACATTACGGTTGGGCGTTCCTGATCTTACTATTCTTCTTGCCGTATAAAAAATAAATAGCCAACCCGATCAACAGCCAAACGACCAGCCTGATCCAGGTGTCACGGGGAAGGGATATCATCATGGCCACACATGTAATGATGCCCAATATCGGCACAACAGGAACCCAAGGGGTGCGGAACGCGCGGGGCAGGTCCGGCTGTCGGTATCGCAGGATGATCACCCCCAAACATACCATGATGAACGCCAGCAACGTTCCAATGCTCGTCATTTCACCCACGACACGGATGGGAACGAAGCCAGCAAACAGACTAATGAAAAGTCCAAGAAGCATGTTGCCCTTATAGGGCGTTTGAAATTTAGGATGAACATGCGAAAAAAGGTTGGGCAAAAGACCATCGCGGCTCATGGAAAAGAACACACGCGACTGCCCCAGGAGGTCGACAAGGATCACGGAAGTATACCCAATGATGATGGCCAGGATGATGGCCTGTGCCATCCACCCGTACGGCGTTTTTTCGATAGCGATGGCGACAGGCGCTGCGCTGTCTTTAAACTCGGTGTAGTGTGCGAGTCCCGTCATCACAAAGCTGAATACACCAAAGAGCAAAGTGCAGATGATCAGCGAGCCGATGATGCCGATGGGCATGTTACGTTGCGGATTTTTTGCTTCTTGCGCCATGGTGGCCACAATGTCGAAACCGATAAAAACAAAGAACACGACGCCGGCGCCCCGGAAGATGCCGCTCACCCCAAATTCGCCGAACGTGCCGGTGTTTGCCGGAATGTAAGGAACAAAATTGTTGGGGTTGATGTAGTTCCAACCCAGAGCGATAAAAACGATCACCACGCCGATCTTCAGGGAAACGACGATGATGTTATATAAAGCCGATCCTTTTGTACCCCGGATAATAAGCGCCGTGATGAAGACGACGATGAGCACGGCGGGAATATTGATCCACCCTGTAACGACACTCCCGTCCGGAAGGGTCACCGTTTCGAAGGGAGAATGGAGCAGTTGCGCGGGTAGATAGATGTTGTATTTGCTTAGAAACCGAACCAGGTATTGCGACCAACTGATGGCCACGGTCGCGGCACCCACGGAATATTCCAATACAAGGTCCCAGCCGATGATCCATGCGAAAAATTCTCCGAGCGTCGCATACGCATAGGTGTAGGCGCTTCCTGCCACGGGCACCATAGACGCAAACTCCGCGTAACACAAGGCGCTGAAAGCGCAACCTATAGCGGCAATGATGAATGATAGCGTAACGGCAGGTCCGGCGTGATTGGCAGCGGCAATGCCCGTGAGGGAGAAAAGACCAGCACCTATGATCACCCCAATCCCAATGGCGATGAGGTTGATGGCCCCCAGACTTCTTTTCAGGGTTTGTGTACCCGTTTCGGCGGCTTCACGCTGGAGGGCTTCTATGGATTTCCGGATCATGCTAAATGACGTTCGCGGCAAAAATAGTCTATAAAACCGATAGACTTATAATTTTTTTTCATTTTGAATGACAGCGTGCGCAAGTGACGGTGTATGGAAGAATGACAATATTTTGCCTGGCGTGGGGAGGACGGTACTATTTTTTGTTTTTTCTATATTACTCCCTAAATCCTTCTGAATCATGAAGCCTTACTTGTTAATTCTTTTTATGTCTATGACCCTTTATGCTTTCGGCCAGAAAACCATTTCCTTATACGAGGGCCAGATCCCCAACAGCAAACCCAGTGCAGACAAAGAAAAAACCTCGATCCATGACGGGATCACCGTGGTCGATCAGATATCCAAACCCACCCTCAGCATTTATCTGCCCAGTGAAAAATCCGCGACAGGTGCGGCCGTTATTATTTATCCAGGCGGCGGATACTGGGTCAACGCGATAGCCCATGAAGGCGTGGACGTAGCAAAGAAGTTGAATAACATGGGCATTGCTGCCTTCGTCCTTAAGTACAGAATCCCAAGCGATGAAACGATGGAGAATCGCGAAATCGGCCCACTGCAGGATGCACAGCAAGCCATCCTCACGGTTCGGCAGCGTGCACAGGAATGGAAGATCGACCCAAAGCGAATCGGCATCATGGGCTTTTCCGCCGGAGGTCACCTGGCGTCAACGGCAGGTACACACTATACGAGCCCTGTCATTGACAATCCAACCAAAACCAGCTTGCGGCCGGATTTTATGATCTTGGTTTACCCCGTGATCAGCTTCCAGGACAGCATTTGTCACAAGGGATCGCGGGAGCAGCTTATTGGAAAGACGCCTTCCCAGGAAAAAATCAATTGGTATTCCAACGAGTTGCAAGTGACCCCTGACACACCACCCACGTTCCTTGTTCACGCTAGTGACGATGACGTGGTGAAGCCGGAGAACAGCATTGTTTTCTATGAGCACCTTATTCGCCACAAAGTACCGGCCGAATTGCACGTCTACCAAAATGGTGGCCACGGCTTTGGACTCGTCAATAAGACCACCGACGATGTGTGGCTTGATCGCTGCAAAGCATGGCTGTCCGCCAACGGTTGGTTAAAGCAAGTATCTGCAAAATGAACATTCAACACCTGTTATGGAAATCGTAATTACAGACGGTTACACCCTCAATCCCGGTGATCTAGATTGGGGTGAGATACAAGCGTTGGGAAACGTGCACTATCACGACCGAACGGCACCAGAGGACATAACGGACCGATGCCGCCATGCCGAAATCATCGTAACGAATAAAACGCCGATAAACACCCAGATCGTTCAGCAAGCAACTAAACTGAAGCTGATCGCCGTAACGGCTACAGGGTACAACATAATTGACGTTGCCGCTGCACAGGCCAAAGGGATTGCCGTCTGCAACGTGCCAGCTTACGGTACTGATTCTGTGGCGCAACATGCCATAGCGTTAATGCTGGAGCTCACTAATCACGTTGGTGAGAACAGTCTCAGCGTACGCCAGGGCGAGTGGTCCATGGCGAAGGATTGGTGTTACTCGGTCAGTCCATTGATTGAACTCAGCGGGAAGGTTTTCGGGATAGTAGGCTTTGGAAGAATCGGTCAGCGCACGGCCGCTATAGCGGAGGCTTTTGGCATGAAGGTTATTTTCTACAGTCCATCAAAAAAATCATTACCTGTGAAGCAAGTATCACTGGAAGCGCTTTTCCGCGAAAGCGATTTCATATCCCTGCATTGCCCGCTAACGCCAGACAACGTTGGCTCTGTGAACAAGGGCTTGCTTTCGCTCATGAAACCGACGGCGTTTTTGATCAATACCTCACGCGGCCAACTCATCAATGAAATGGATCTGGCCGCAGCATTGACACAAGGAACGTTAAAAGGAGCGGCACTCGACGTACTGAGCCAGGAGCCTCCACCACCGGGTCATCCGCTGACGGGCTTGAAGCAATGTATCATCACACCGCATACGGCCTGGCTCAGTGTGGAGGCACGGAGGAGAATATTGACTACCACCATTGAAAATATAAAGAGCTTTCTCGCGGGCTCACCGAGAAACCTCGTGACCGGGCGATAAGACTACGCTTCAGATACAAGTTATCTTAAAGAACAAGAGACAAGAGGTATACCATAAGCAAAGTTGTAAGACCCATGCCAACCGTAGCCACCGTGTAAACTTTCAGCATGGGCTCCATCGCCACACCACCGAATCGCGAGATCACCCAGAAGTAGGCATCGTTGGCATGCGAGATCATCATAGACCCACCACCCATTGCCAGCACGCACAAGAGTTTACCGTTTTCGGTGTCCATGCCCAATGCCGGAAGCAGCGGAAAAATAAGAGAAGCCGCTGTAAGAATAGCCACCGTGGAGGAACCTTGTGCGGTCTTTAATAAAAATGTCAGCAAAAACGGAAACAAAATGCCGAGGTGCTGGAGCGGAAGTACGTCGCTGAAATGATCGCCGATCTTTGTGGCCGCGAGCACATGGCCAAAGGCTCCGCCAGCACCGATGATTACTAAAATGCCACCAGATTTCTCCACGGCTTCGCGCAGTATGACGGAAACAGTCTCCCGATCGCGATTTCCTTTTCCGATAAAACAAAGTACGATGCCAATGACCAGGGCGATAGAAGGATCACCAACAAACGCGAGGGCTTGAGCGAACGACGAAGTTTGGGTCGGCTTCACCAAAAAAGATTTCAAGCCGATCAGAAATATGGGGACCAGCAAGGGGAGAAGCGATGAAAGGACGTTGTAGTGCTTTGCCGGGATTTTGGCTTCAACGCTTTCAGTCTCTTCGGAAAATGCGGCTGACTTTCCTGCGTATACCGCCCATCCATAGCCAACAAGCATGGCGGGCAAGGCAACGAGGACTCCAAAAAGCAATACTCTCCCAAAATCGACGCCGATGATTCCGGCGGCGGCGGCCGCGCCAGGGTGAGGCGGGATGAGGCAATGCACAGCGTATAGTCCAGTGGCCAGACATACCGAGACCGACGCTGCAGCAAGGCCGGCTTTGCGTGCCAGTGAGTTGCCGAGACCGCTCAGCACGATGAATCCGGAATCGCAAAAGATGGGCATGCCCACAATGAACCCCGTTATGCTCATCGCGAATGCAGCATGACGAGCGCCGA carries:
- a CDS encoding alpha/beta hydrolase, with amino-acid sequence MKPYLLILFMSMTLYAFGQKTISLYEGQIPNSKPSADKEKTSIHDGITVVDQISKPTLSIYLPSEKSATGAAVIIYPGGGYWVNAIAHEGVDVAKKLNNMGIAAFVLKYRIPSDETMENREIGPLQDAQQAILTVRQRAQEWKIDPKRIGIMGFSAGGHLASTAGTHYTSPVIDNPTKTSLRPDFMILVYPVISFQDSICHKGSREQLIGKTPSQEKINWYSNELQVTPDTPPTFLVHASDDDVVKPENSIVFYEHLIRHKVPAELHVYQNGGHGFGLVNKTTDDVWLDRCKAWLSANGWLKQVSAK
- a CDS encoding GntP family permease, with translation MIHPFYIQLALLLSGIALIVYLTTRLKVHPFFALSLVSVLLGIGAQLPATEVLGIMKDGFGQVMKSLGFIIVLGTTLGIILERTGRTTAIANFILKRVGARHAAFAMSITGFIVGMPIFCDSGFIVLSGLGNSLARKAGLAAASVSVCLATGLYAVHCLIPPHPGAAAAAGIIGVDFGRVLLFGVLVALPAMLVGYGWAVYAGKSAAFSEETESVEAKIPAKHYNVLSSLLPLLVPIFLIGLKSFLVKPTQTSSFAQALAFVGDPSIALVIGIVLCFIGKGNRDRETVSVILREAVEKSGGILVIIGAGGAFGHVLAATKIGDHFSDVLPLQHLGILFPFLLTFLLKTAQGSSTVAILTAASLIFPLLPALGMDTENGKLLCVLAMGGGSMMISHANDAYFWVISRFGGVAMEPMLKVYTVATVGMGLTTLLMVYLLSLVL
- a CDS encoding D-2-hydroxyacid dehydrogenase, whose amino-acid sequence is MEIVITDGYTLNPGDLDWGEIQALGNVHYHDRTAPEDITDRCRHAEIIVTNKTPINTQIVQQATKLKLIAVTATGYNIIDVAAAQAKGIAVCNVPAYGTDSVAQHAIALMLELTNHVGENSLSVRQGEWSMAKDWCYSVSPLIELSGKVFGIVGFGRIGQRTAAIAEAFGMKVIFYSPSKKSLPVKQVSLEALFRESDFISLHCPLTPDNVGSVNKGLLSLMKPTAFLINTSRGQLINEMDLAAALTQGTLKGAALDVLSQEPPPPGHPLTGLKQCIITPHTAWLSVEARRRILTTTIENIKSFLAGSPRNLVTGR
- a CDS encoding amino acid permease, with amino-acid sequence MIRKSIEALQREAAETGTQTLKRSLGAINLIAIGIGVIIGAGLFSLTGIAAANHAGPAVTLSFIIAAIGCAFSALCYAEFASMVPVAGSAYTYAYATLGEFFAWIIGWDLVLEYSVGAATVAISWSQYLVRFLSKYNIYLPAQLLHSPFETVTLPDGSVVTGWINIPAVLIVVFITALIIRGTKGSALYNIIVVSLKIGVVIVFIALGWNYINPNNFVPYIPANTGTFGEFGVSGIFRGAGVVFFVFIGFDIVATMAQEAKNPQRNMPIGIIGSLIICTLLFGVFSFVMTGLAHYTEFKDSAAPVAIAIEKTPYGWMAQAIILAIIIGYTSVILVDLLGQSRVFFSMSRDGLLPNLFSHVHPKFQTPYKGNMLLGLFISLFAGFVPIRVVGEMTSIGTLLAFIMVCLGVIILRYRQPDLPRAFRTPWVPVVPILGIITCVAMMISLPRDTWIRLVVWLLIGLAIYFLYGKKNSKIRNAQP